From a region of the Leucoraja erinacea ecotype New England chromosome 6, Leri_hhj_1, whole genome shotgun sequence genome:
- the mfsd9 gene encoding major facilitator superfamily domain-containing protein 9 — MGWGGGHPVRVPGHQPLQQWLYLVGFLDLFGVSMVVPLLSRHIKLLGGSSTVAGLIGSLYGLLQLFSSIVIGSWSDVVGRQSILLVTLILSGCSYGLLGISTSIFLVILARIPTGIFKHTQTILKALLSDLVPDHERPHVMGRFCAASSVGFILGPVISGYLVELDGGFYSTCFICCLIFFVNAGVVWQLPYKEWLYIPTKELHSMTENNCENMYTTLCNENRKSFDTASNGEMRLQTSDPLWNQCMSVCQKIKGLVCSNLWDIFLVRFLMALANLLYFSNFGLAIEERFNVPPRLIGYLISYGGIIGSLSGYIAGSVARLYNNKTFLLLLHSSILTCCTMVVYSFATSIKVIVLCTTVFGFSTTIGRMCITDVELGRIGKQARGTLMGAGQSVTAVARILAPVLSGLVQEVSVCGPPRLGAGLALLAILHMISIHSKQSKTTEAKVKLQ; from the exons GATTTATTTGGTGTGAGTATGGTAGTTCCTTTATTAAGTCGACACATCAAGCTTCTAGGAGGAAGCTCAACGGTGGCAGGACTAATAG GTTCTCTGTATGGACTTCTCCAATTATTTTCCAGCATAGTAATT GGTTCCTGGAGTGATGTGGTAGGAAGACAAAGCATATTATTGGTCACCCTGATACTCAGTGGATGTAGTTATGGGCTGCTGGGCATCTCAACAAGCATCTTTTTGGTTATACTGGCCAGGATTCCCACAG GTATCTTCAAGCATACACAGACCATCTTAAAAGCTCTTCTATCAGACCTGGTTCCTGACCATGAGCGCCCCCATGTGATGGGAAGGTTCTGTGCAGCTTCCAGTGTCGGATTCATCCTGGGCCCAGTTATCAGCGGGTACCTTGTCGAGTTGGATGGAGGTTTCTACTCAACATGCTTCATTTGCTGTTTAATTTTCTTTGTTAATGCAG GTGTGGTCTGGCAGTTGCCTTACAAAGAATGGCTCTATATTCCAACAAAGGAATTACACTCAATGACAGAAAACAATTGTGAAAACATGTACACTACTTTGTGTAACGAAAACAGGAAATCTTTTGACACAGCAAGTAATGGAGAGATGAGACTCCAAACATCAGATCCTCTCTGGAAtcagtgcatgtctgtgtgtcaaAAGATAAAAGGACTAGTTTGTTCTAATCTGTGGGACATCTTTCTGGTAAGGTTTCTGATGGCTCTGGCTAACCTCTTATACTTCAGCAATTTTGGTCTGGCCATTGAAGAAAGATTCAATGTGCCACCAAGACTAATAGGATATCTCATCAGTTATGGCGGAATAATTGGATCTCTGTCGGGTTACATAGCAGGCTCGGTGGCCAGACTGTACAACAATAAAACCTTCTTGCTGCTGTTACATTCCAGCATCCTCACATGCTGCACCATGGTGGTGTACTCCTTTGCAACATCTATCAAGGTCATTGTGCTGTGCACAACTGTTTTCGGGTTTTCAACCACTATCGGCCGCATGTGCATCACTGATGTGGAGCTGGGCAGGATTGGGAAGCAGGCCAGGGGCACGTTGATGGGAGCGGGACAGTCCGTGACTGCTGTTGCTCGGATACTCGCCCCAGTGCTTTCAGGACTTGTCCAGGAAGTGAGTGTATGTGGACCCCCAAGGCTTGGAGCAGGCCTGGCTTTACTGGCCATCTTACACATGATTTCTATTCATTCAAAACAATCCAAAACCACAGAGGCCAAAGTCAAGTTGCAGTAA